From Paenibacillus antri:
TCAAGAACAATCCGGGACGCAAGCCGAAGAATCTGTGGACGGACGCGGGCGAAGGCAACAAGATCCAGCTGTACTTGGCGGATTCGGAGCATGAGGAAGGGTATTTCATCGCCGGCACGATCCGGAAAAATCGCAATAACGGCAAGGCATACGCCGATCATGCAATTTTGTACCGGACGAACGCGCAGTCGCGCGTCATCGAGGAAGTGCTGATCAAGTCGGACATCCCGTACCAGATCGTCGGCGGCGTGAAGTTCTACGATCGGAAAGAGATCAAGGACTTGCTCGCGTACTTGCGGCTGATCTCGAACCCGGACGACGACATCTCGTTCGCGCGCGTCGTCAACGTGCCCAAGCGCGGCATCGGCGACACGACGATCGACAAGCTCGGCGCGGCCGCGGCCGCTCGAGGGGTGTCGATGTACGCGATGATCGACGGCATCGGGCAGGTGGACGTGACGGGGCGGGCGGCGACGGCGCTGCGGGAGTTTAAGGAAATTATCGATAATTTATCCCGCATGGTCGAGTATTTATCCGTCACGGAGCTGACCGAGAAGACGCTGGAGCTGACGGAGTACCGGATGGAGCTGCAGCGGGAGAACACGTTGGAGTCCAAGGCTAGGCTCGAAAATATCGACGAATTCCTGTCCGTCACGCAGGACTTCGAGAAGCGCAACGAGGACAAGTCGCTCGTTTCGTTCCTTACGGACCTTGCGCTCATCGCCGACATCGATTCGATGAACAACGATCCGGAGGAAGGCAACGACGCGGTCGTGCTCATGACGATGCACAGCGCGAAGGGGTTGGAGTTCCCGGTCGTGTTCATCGCCGGCATGGAGGAGAACGTGTTCCCGCACAGCCGTTCGGCGAATGATCCGGAGGAGCTCGAGGAGGAGCGCCGGCTCGCGTACGTCGGCATCACCCGCGCCGAGAAGGAGCTGTTCCTGACGTGCGCGCGCATGCGGACGTTGTTCGGACGGACCGCGGCGAACGGGCCGTCGCGATTTCTGCAGGAAATTCCGGAGGAGTACAAGGAAGTGGTGTCGCCGGGACGGCCGACGTTCGGCGCGCGGCCGAGCGGCTTCGGCGGCGGCGGAGGCGGGTTCGGCGGATCGTCGTTCGGCAGCGGGCCGAGAGGCGGCGGGGCGTCGGCGCTCGGCGACGCGGCGAAGAGCGCCTTCACGGCGGGCCCGCCGCGCGTGACGAAGACGCAGCCGACGTTCGCCGGAGGCAGCGCCGCGGGCGCCGACTTCGCGCCGGGCGACAAGGTCGCCCACGGCAAGTGGGGGACGGGTACGGTCGTGTCGGTGCGCGGGGACGGCGACGACAAGGAGCTGCAGATCGCGTTCCCGGCGCCGGTCGGCGTGAAGAAGCTGCTGTCGCGGTTCGCGCCCATCACGAAGGTGTAGCGGATAGAGGCATCCAAGAATAGCGAACAGCGATGTTCGCTATTTTTGCGGAAAGGCGCGGCGGAAATAAAGAACCAGGACGTTCGTTATTCCGCCGTCTTTCGGGTTATCATGGGAAATAACTACCTATAGTCGGAGGTTGGCGCGGATGACGGCGACGGCGAAAGAGCAAATGCGGCGGCTCGTGGATGAGCTCAATCATCACAATTATTTGTATTATACGTTGGATCGGCCGGAGCTGAGCGACGCGGAGTACGACAAGCTTTACGATCGGCTGACGGCGCTGGAGCGGGAGACGGGCGAGGTGCTGCCGGATTCCCCGACGCTG
This genomic window contains:
- the pcrA gene encoding DNA helicase PcrA, translating into MIDILDAVKKLNPRQRQAVEATDGPLLILAGAGSGKTRVLTHRIAYLIGQKKVAPWSILAITFTNKAAREMQDRVGKLVGPQGQDIWVSTFHSMCVRILRRDIGRIGFSQSFSILDSGDQLSVIRNCMKDLNIDTKKFEPRAVQAAIGNAKNELIDPAQFERKIGDYFDGLVAKVYKKYQERLKANNSLDFDDLIMTTIRLFKEEPQVLEFYQNKFQYIHVDEYQDTNRAQYMLCRMLADKHHRICVVGDSDQSIYKWRGADISNILNFEEDYPEAKSILLEQNYRSTSNILNAANEVIKNNPGRKPKNLWTDAGEGNKIQLYLADSEHEEGYFIAGTIRKNRNNGKAYADHAILYRTNAQSRVIEEVLIKSDIPYQIVGGVKFYDRKEIKDLLAYLRLISNPDDDISFARVVNVPKRGIGDTTIDKLGAAAAARGVSMYAMIDGIGQVDVTGRAATALREFKEIIDNLSRMVEYLSVTELTEKTLELTEYRMELQRENTLESKARLENIDEFLSVTQDFEKRNEDKSLVSFLTDLALIADIDSMNNDPEEGNDAVVLMTMHSAKGLEFPVVFIAGMEENVFPHSRSANDPEELEEERRLAYVGITRAEKELFLTCARMRTLFGRTAANGPSRFLQEIPEEYKEVVSPGRPTFGARPSGFGGGGGGFGGSSFGSGPRGGGASALGDAAKSAFTAGPPRVTKTQPTFAGGSAAGADFAPGDKVAHGKWGTGTVVSVRGDGDDKELQIAFPAPVGVKKLLSRFAPITKV